A stretch of DNA from Chionomys nivalis chromosome 22, mChiNiv1.1, whole genome shotgun sequence:
agaagatcttcaccaaccccgcaactgacaaaggtctgatatccaaaatatacaaagaactcaagaaattagaccgtaaaaggttaatcaatccaattataaaatggggcactgagctgaaaagagacttttcaacagaagaagttcaaatggccaaaagacacttaagatcgtgctcaacttccttagcaatcagggaaatgcaaatcaagacaacattaagataccatcttacaccggtcagaatggctaaaatcaaaaacaccaatgatagcctctgctggagaggttgtggagaaaggggcacactcatccattgctggtgggaatgcaaacttgtgcaaccactttggaaagcagtgtggcggtttattaggaaagtcgggttcaacctacctctcgacccagcaataccactattgggaatatacccaagagatgcccaaacatacaacaaaagtatatgctcaactatgttcatagcagcattgttcgtaatagccagaacctggaaacaacctagatgtccttcaatggaagaatggatgaagaaagtatggaatatatacatattagagtactactcagcagtaaaaaacaatgacttcttgaattttgcatacaaatggacggaaattgaaaacactatcctgagtgaggtaagccagacccaaaaagaggaacatgggatgtactcactcatatttggtttctagccataaataaaggacattgagactataattcgtgattctagagaagctaaataagaaggtgaacccaaagaaaaacatataagcatccccctgaatattaaccttcatcaggcgatgaaagaagacagagacagagaccaacattggagcactggactgaagtctcacgatccaaaggaggaacagaaggagagtgagcacgagcaaggaactcaggactgcgaggggtgcacccacacactgaggcaatggggatgttctatggggaactcaccaaggccagctggccggggactgaaaaagcatgggacaaaaccggtctcgctgaacataatggacaatgaggactactgagaactgaagaacaatggcaatgggttcttgatcctattgcacgtaatggctttgtgggagcccaggtagtttggatgctcaccttactagacctggatggaggtgggtggtccttggacctcccacagggcagagaaacctgcttgctctttgggctgaggaggaaggaagacttgattgggggagggggagtgaatgggaggtggtggcggggaagaggcagaaatctttaataattaaataaattaattaataataaaaaaaatttccatgatTCTCTATTGCCTGGTGAACAAACACCAAATATCCAAGCCATGAAgtgttcttcttcctcccagatcaTTAATCTTCAAATTTTCTTCACTACTTCAACAAGAAGACAATTAAAATGGACTTGGATTCACCTGCTTGCTCAGCTGATGTCGCTTCCATACATTTACATGCACTTCACCTCACTGCTGAATCAATGCCATTACACGCACTTTCTCCCACTGCTGACATCAATTCTTTTACATGCACTTGCTCCACATACTTGCCCTTACTGCTAACACAGCTCCTGCTTCTCAGTTCTCACCTATGTGAACTGTGAGTACCCACTCTGAGCTGTGAGTGCTCCTAATAAGTCCTCAGTCACTCCTACTCCAAACCTACAGCTGTCCACATACTCCTCCTAAATGACAGTCAAAGGAGTTCAGAGGGAAATACCTCTTCTGACTTAGATGAGCTGTACTAAGGTGGGGAAATTTTATGGTGGGAACACAtctgtttcttctttattctccAGGTTGGGCTCTGTTATTGTCTTCctgtccctccctcttctcaCTAATTTGTTTTCTTATCCATAAAATAGGTTCAGCATAATAACCATGGCTTCATGTTCCTTTTAGTTGAATTTTAGgacttataaaattatttatctgTCTTTCCACTGATGCTAATCACATGGAAGGACCCAGGTACAGCCTTCACTACTAAGATGACAGACAGCACCAAGATGATGGACAGAATTATATGTCTCTGGAAAAGTTTTCTAATCAAGGTGAGTCTTTATAGGGTACCTGGACAGTACCATGGTGTTAGGAAGCCTTACCCTGACCCCCACTGGCCATGCCTCTTCaggtgtgtgtatattgtgtataaTTTAGATAGATCTAGTAGTATAGACCTGTAATCCAGCTATTTGGGAGGTGGGCCTGCTTGGGctatagaatgagttcaaggccaggcagggTAACTTAACCAGAccacacatttaaataaataacaaagaggGCTGAAAATCCAGAGCAGCGGGAGAATGCTTGTTTAGCATGTATGAGGCCATGGGTTCAATACGACAACTAACAATCCTGCCCAGGACTGATACGATCTTAGGATATGGGACTTTTAAGTTTAAGGCCAAGATAATTCTGAGGAAATAGAAATGAGATGTTGGGATGCCCATGACGTTCTCTAACATTTGAATAGCTGTTTTAGTTAGCCAAACACTTTTCTCCATTAGCTTGAACGTTCAAGAATGCCATAGttatatatagagaaaaagatagattgggaaaggaaggagggagaaaggaaggagaaggagaaggagagagagagagagagagagagagagagagagagagagagagagagagagagagagagaaccttgtGGTTGAAGTATTTACTATTTCTTCATTCTAAGTGCTAGGTGGCTGATTTCTTCTTGACATGGAGTATGCAAGGTAAGCCCAGTTCCTAACTGGAGCCCGCAGAAGTGACTTAGAGGAGATTCTATTGGGACTCAGAATAAAACATTGTTTGAATTCCACACCTTACCAACTTGTCCCCCTATCAGCTATACTCACTCAGGGACTGAAAAGGGAATCATCAAGAAGTGGAATTTAGCACTGGCTGTGTTctacctgtctgtaactcccaagGTCCATTCCTACCCTGTCCATACAAGGAAAGGCTTCCCAGATAGATGCAGTATTGAGCCTTGCCTCTGTggaactgagtcaggaagataaTGGAAATGTATAAAAATTGTGAGCTCTTTGTGGATGAACACTCAAGAGCTCTACTTCTAGAGGGTCCACTGTGCTCCAGGGCTTGGAGGATGATAGTGACTGACCATTGGTCAGAGTTTTGGTATTTCTTTCCATAACCCCAATCTTACCATTggataatatatataacataaatcACATGATATCAACCCTGACCATCTGTATGTTAATCTGAGAATGCTTGTAACTCctgttgaaattttaataaatttaccAACAAACCAAACTTACTATTAAGCTTAAAGAAAAATTACCCAGTATCAATAACCCAAAAGCTTAAAATGACTTAAAGTATGTCAATCAGACATCTAAATGTTTTTGTGCCTGACTCAATGATGGAAACAGAAGATCGTAGGGACAACTCATAAGTTAGACAACATGTTGCTAATGTGGATATCTGATGTGAGTCAGCTAAAACATTACTGACAATGGACAGCACAAAATAGCTGACATTACATGTCTGAGAACCCCCCAAAGTAAGTAGTGATGTAATATTGTGGCATTCTGTATAAATGTGGCCTTGAGGTCAGGGACTGAGCTCTTTGCCTTGTTTTAGCCTTTTCCGGTCTATATGTATATCTCTCTGTGTAGGCCCATCCTCCatgtggcctctgtgtgtgtgtgtgtgtgtgtgtgtgtctgtgcccacCTGTATGCTGGCCTGTGTGTGTCAGTATGTGCCTGCTGCTGGCTGTCTGCACAGTAACCTGTGCTGGTGAACAAAATCAATTTCACCTGCCTATGGTCCCTCACAACCTCTTCAGCCTCCCAACATGGCCCTACTCATGCCCTTTGCAGAGACACAGAGCACACAGACTGCATGCAAGGCCGGGTACTTGTTCCATCATATTCACTCTGGTGTCATGGTTTCTGAAGATAATTTTTTGAAGTTCTGAGGAGCAAAGATACCTACTGGCAGTGAAGAAACCCAACTGGGCAGGAATATAGGGACACTTAGAGCTAATGTGGATCTCATTTGGAGTTTCTAGGGATCAGCATCTTCCTTGTACAGGTGAAAACAAACCTCTGATGCTTCACCAGGTGGCATCTAGGAATTTAAGCATTTTGAACCCCAAGAAACCTGAGGCACCTGCATAGCAACATTACCTGGTCTTGGTGCTTTCTTTAGGTCTTACTCTAGACTATCTTGTGTTTCTGCCTCCCTTGTGTATGTTTTCATTCCCATCCCCTTTTATAGTCCCTTCAATGATGACAGGAGACATCCAAATCTGAGGAATACCTTTTTTTAACCACAGTGACAGAAAGAGTGTCTTCATTCCTAACTCACTTCCTGTGACCAATCACTGGTGCTCCACGCTTGGCCGCAGAACCGATTCCAGGTGCGCCGAAGGGCTTCCTTGACCTCTTTGTTTCTAAGGCTGTATATGAGTGGGTTGAGAGCTGGAATGATAAGAGTGTAGAACACAGATGCCATCTTGTCAGTGTCCAGGGCATAGCTGGAACTGGGACGCAGGTACATGAAAATGAGGGTCCCATATAGTATGGCTACAGCTGTGAGGTGAGAGCCACATGTGGAAGCTGCCCGCCGACGGCCCTCAGCTGACTGCATGCGGATCACAGCCCCAGCAATGAATCCATAAGACACAGCGATAACCAATACTGTGGCTGTCTGTATAAAGCCACAGACAGTAAAAAGGAGGAGTTCATTGAGACTGGTGTCATCGCAGGAAATGGCCAACAGTGGAGGAATATCACAGAAGAAGCTGTTGACTTCCAGTGAGCCACAGAAGCTCAGGCGGAAGGTGAAGGCTGTATGTACAAAGGCACTCACTGCTCCAGTCAGGCCTGATGCCCCTAGTAAGGTCAGGCATAGTCGGGGTGACATAACTGTCGTATAGAGAAGAGGGTTCCCAATGGCCACATAGCGATCATATGCCATGACTGCTAACAGGCAGCACTCAGCATCAGCCAGCCCTGCAAAGACAAACATCTGCAGGGCACAGGCTATATATGGGATGGTGGCACGGGACAGTAGGAGGTCAACTAGCATCTTGGGGCTGATGGCAGAGGAATAGAAGGCATCTAGCAGGGAGAGGTTGgccaggaagaagtacatgggcgTGTGGAGCCTGGCATCCACACGAATGAGTAGCACCATGCCCACATTTCCCAGCAGGCTGACAAAGTAGAAGGGCAGGAATATCAGGAAGAGGGTCACACGTAGGTCCCAATGATTCGTGATCCCCAAGAGGATAAACTCAGCAGGTGTAACGCTGGGCCAAGTGGAGTTCTCTGAATTCATCCTGTTGGATGGAGACTAAGAAGAGGGAGAATGAGGGAAAGGCTGTATCTGTCATAGGAGACAAAGTACTGTATCCTGGG
This window harbors:
- the LOC130864383 gene encoding olfactory receptor 5C1, with the translated sequence MNSENSTWPSVTPAEFILLGITNHWDLRVTLFLIFLPFYFVSLLGNVGMVLLIRVDARLHTPMYFFLANLSLLDAFYSSAISPKMLVDLLLSRATIPYIACALQMFVFAGLADAECCLLAVMAYDRYVAIGNPLLYTTVMSPRLCLTLLGASGLTGAVSAFVHTAFTFRLSFCGSLEVNSFFCDIPPLLAISCDDTSLNELLLFTVCGFIQTATVLVIAVSYGFIAGAVIRMQSAEGRRRAASTCGSHLTAVAILYGTLIFMYLRPSSSYALDTDKMASVFYTLIIPALNPLIYSLRNKEVKEALRRTWNRFCGQAWSTSDWSQEVS